One window from the genome of Lepisosteus oculatus isolate fLepOcu1 chromosome 21, fLepOcu1.hap2, whole genome shotgun sequence encodes:
- the LOC138224446 gene encoding leucine-rich repeat-containing protein 10B has protein sequence MGNATGRAAGGEEEEELPPGLEELLAGAEADSALDLSHRRLRRLPRRVCSLARLEKLYASANRLRALPEGLAALQGLRILALDFNKIEEVPAAVCQLGNLTRLYLGSNRLLSLPADFRLLQSLRCLWVESNYLQSFPRPLLDLPRLRSLQLGDNRLRALPAELPRMAALRGLWLYGNRFERFPRALLRMEGLEILDLDRNRIARFPSLAHLPRLRLLSYDHNPARQPPRVAEEVTLVGEGAAEVREARQQRRERALRLAAEAAEGEGQQGAPPVIHGILKKGREGAGPGSLPAGGGAGQEEGLDYEREELVCGGEAPGYEGWELEYERAELAYQYEGEGEEPETPEPRGGGA, from the coding sequence ATGGGCAACGCCACGGGCCGGGCGGCGGggggcgaggaggaggaggagctgccGCCGGGCCTGGAGGAGCTGCTGGCCGGCGCCGAGGCCGACAGCGCGCTGGACCTGAGCCACAGGAGGCTGCGGCGCCTGCCGCGGCGCGTGTGCAGCCTGGCCCGGCTGGAGAAGCTGTACGCCAGCGCCAACCGGCTGCGCGCGCTGCCCGAGGGGCTGGCCGCCCTGCAGGGCCTGCGCATCCTGGCGCTGGACTTCAACAAGATCGAGGAGGTGCCTGCCGCCGTGTGCCAGCTGGGCAACCTCACGCGCCTCTACCTGGGCAGCAACCGGCTGCTGAGCCTGCCGGCCGACTTCCGCCTCCTGCAGAGCCTGCGCTGCCTGTGGGTGGAGAGCAACTACCTGCAGAGCTTCCCGCGGCCCCTGCTGGACCTGCCCCGCCTGCGCTCGCTGCAGCTGGGCGACAACCGGCTGCGCGCGCTGCCCGCCGAGCTGCCCCGCATGGCCGCGCTGCGCGGCCTCTGGCTCTACGGCAACCGCTTCGAGCGCTTCCCGCGCGCGCTGCTGCGCATGGAGGGGCTGGAGATCCTGGACCTGGACCGCAACCGCATCGCCCGCTTCCCCAGCCTGGCGCACCTGCCCCGCCTGCGCCTGCTCTCCTACGACCACAACCCCGCCCGCCAGCCCCCGCGCGTGGCCGAGGAGGTCACGCTGGTGGGCGAGGGCGCGGCCGAGGTGCGCGAGGCCCGGCAGCAGCGGCGCGAGAGGGCGCTGCGGCTGGCCGCCGAGGCCGCCGAGGGCGAggggcagcagggggcgccGCCCGTCATCCACGGCATCCTGAAGAAGGGCCGGGAGGGGGCGGGGCCGGGCAGCCTCCCggccggcgggggggcggggCAGGAGGAGGGGCTGGACTACGAGCGGGAGGAGCTGGTGTGCGGAGGGGAGGCGCCCGGGTACGAGGGCTGGGAGCTGGAGTACGAGAGGGCGGAGCTGGCCTACCAGTacgagggggagggggaggagccaGAGACGCCGGAGCCCCGCGGGGGCGGGGCGTGA
- the LOC138224458 gene encoding uncharacterized protein has translation MSLVSAHDQSGGPTSSAFNRACLRTWRPLSLLGGFQQTAGAGVLGCSGYWAARSERCLWGGVSLEFLSSPEVDPGSPAALWSGNEDSITGQGETAPLPLACCPARLCLYEALTCTCHLSCLLCAISPVPVIYPVCSALSHLYCHLSCLLCVSAVLSSVLSALCLICPVCSVSQLYCHLPCLLCVSSVLSSVLSALRCLTCTVICPVCSVSHLYCHLPCLLCVSSVLSSVLSALCCLTCTVICPVCSVSHLYCHLSCLLCVSSVLSALCLTCTLIHPICSVPQLYCHLSCLLCLRCTVICPVCSVSQLYCHLSCLFCVSAVLSSVLSVLCLSSESLAAPRALLPGAQFG, from the exons ATGTCTT TGGTCTCTGCCCATGATCAGAGTGGGGGTCCTACCTCATCAGCATTCAACAGAGCCTGTCTGAGGACTTGGAGACCCCTGAGCCTGTTAGGGGGGTTCCAGCAGACTGCAGGTGCTGGGGTGTTGGGGTGTAGCGGGTACTGGGCTGCTCGGAGTGAGAGGTGTCTGTGGGGGGGTGTCTCTCTCGAGTTTCTCTCCAGCCCAGAAGTGGACCCTGGCTCGCCGGCAGCTCTGTGGTCAGGTAATGAGGATAGTATCACAGGTCAAGGTGAAACTGCGCCCCTGCCTCTTGCCTGCTGCCCTGCGCGTCTGTGTCTCTACGAGGCTCTCACCTGTACCTGTCATCTATCCTGTCTGCTCTGCGCTATCTCACCTGTACCTGTCATCTATCCTGTCTGCTCTGCGCTGTCTCACCTGTACTGTCATCTGTCCTGTCTGCTCTGTGTCTCAGCTGTACTGTCATCTGTCCTGTCTGCTCTGTGTCTCA TCTGTCCTGTCTGCTCTGTGTCTCAGCTGTACTGTCATCTGCCCTGTCTGCTCTGTGTCTCATCTGTCCTGTCATCTGTCCTGTCTGCTCTGCGCTGTCTCACCTGTACTGTCATCTGTCCTGTCTGCTCTGTGTCTCACCTGTACTGTCATCTGCCCTGTCTGCTCTGTGTCTCATCTGTCCTGTCATCTGTCCTGTCTGCTCTGTGCTGTCTCACCTGTACTGTCATCTGTCCTGTCTGCTCTGTGTCTCACCTGTACTGTCATCTGTCCTGTCTGCTCTGTGTCTCATCTGTCCTGTCTGCTCTGTGTCTCACCTGTACTCTCATCCATCCTATCTGCTCTGTGCCTCAGCTGTACTGTCATCTGTCCTGTCTGCTCTGTCTCAGGTGTACTGTCATCTGTCCTGTCTGCTCTGTGTCTCAGCTGTACTGTCATCTATCCTGTCTGTTCTGTGTCTCAGCTGTACTGTCATCTGTCCTGTCTGTTCTGTGTCTCAGCT CAGAGTCCCTGGCGGCGCCGCGAGCGCTCCTGCCCGGCGCGCAGTTCGGCTGA